One Gossypium hirsutum isolate 1008001.06 chromosome A11, Gossypium_hirsutum_v2.1, whole genome shotgun sequence genomic window carries:
- the LOC107923489 gene encoding probable transcriptional regulator SLK2 isoform X1 — MVPSRMAGGLTQSSSSSGIFLQGNGQSQAVVNSRLSSPYENSSNSIPGTGVPNLGPVSDSVVLNSVANSGPSVGASSLVTDANSAFSGGPHLQRSASINTDSYMRLPASPMSFSSNNITMSGSSVVDGSSVGHHGSHQDPSVQQMQQSQQLKQGASSAASRPQPQTGQVSVPLGPRVPGPFLQDPGNLSQVQKKPRLDIKQEDILQQQMLQQLLQRQDSMQLQGRNPQLQALMQQQRFRQQQQILQSLPPLQRAHLQQQQQQQQQQQQQQLQLRQQLQQQGMQQITGMKRPFDGGVCARRLMQYLYHQRQRPPDNTIAYWRKFVAEYYSPRAKKKWCLSMYDNVGSHALGVFPQAAMDAWQCDICGSKSGRGFEATFEVLPRLTEIKFGSGVIDELLYLDMPRECRFPSGIMMLEYGRAVQESVYEQLRVVREGQLRIIFTQDLKILSWEFCARRHEELFPRHLVAPQVNQLVQVAQKCQSTISESGAEGVSQQDLQTNSNMVLTAGRQLVKSLELQSLNDLGFSKRYVRCLQIAEVVNSMKDLIDFCRENKSGAIEGLKNYPRHPSSTKLQMQKLQEMEQMTNVRGLPTDRNTLNKLIALNPGINNNPMRNNNHQMAAGRGTLSGSAQAALALSNYQNLLVRQNSINSNPNSLHQEASSSFNNSNQSPSSSFQGPAASLPAQQHTLSVTANNLIQQNHMQSSQGNPALQQQMIQQLLQEMSNNNTGVQQQSVNGQNENGSAGRNTSALATATSTMSGCVAGPAVSQSNSFKATSNDNSLAAGGDNRFNRGQPDLPQNLHSQDDTVPDIANDFMDNGFFNNDLDYNIGYGWKA, encoded by the exons ATGGTACCTTCTCGGATGGCTGGAGGGTTAACCCAATCTTCCTCAAGTTCTGGAATTTTCCTCCAAGGAAATGGGCAGTCCCAGGCTGTAGTTAACTCTCGCTTGAGCTCACCTTATGAGAACTCATCTAATTCTATTCCTGGAACTGGGGTTCCTAATCTGGGTCCTGTTTCAGATAGTGTGGTGTTGAACAGTGTGGCAAACTCTGGACCTAGTGTTGGGGCAAGTTCTTTGGTCACAGATGCAAATTCGGCATTTTCTGGAGGTCCCCACTTACAGAGAAGTGCTAGCATTAATACAGATTCATATATGCGCTTGCCAGCTTCGCCCATGTCGTTTTCTTCCAACAATATAACCATGTCAGGTTCATCAGTTGTTGATGGGTCTTCTGTAGGCCATCATGGCTCTCATCAAGACCCAAGTGTCCAACAGATGCAACAGAGTCAGCAGCTGAAACAAGGGGCCTCAAGTGCTGCATCCCGGCCACAGCCACAAACTGGGCAAGTTTCTGTTCCGTTGGGTCCACGAGTCCCAGGGCCCTTCTTGCAAGACCCTGGTAATTTATCCCAGGTGCAGAAGAAGCCTCGGCTGGATATCAAACAAGAAGACATTCTGCAGCAGCAGATGTTGCAACAACTGCTACAAAGACAGGATTCCATGCAGTTGCAAGGTCGAAACCCTCAATTACAAGCTTTGATGCAGCAGCAGAGATTTAGACAACAGCAACAAATTTTGCAGTCGTTGCCACCATTGCAGAGAGCACACTTGCAACAgcaacagcagcagcaacaacaacaacagcagcagcaattgcAGTTGAGGCAGCAATTGCAGCAACAGGGGATGCAGCAAATAACTGGAATGAAACGTCCCTTTGATGGTGGTGTATGTGCTCGCCGCCTAATGCAATACTTATATCACCAACGGCAAAGGCCACCA GACAATACCATTGCATACTGGAGGAAATTTGTTGCAGAATATTATTCTCCACGTGCAAAGAAAAAGTGGTGTTTATCAATGTATGATAATGTCGGGAGTCATGCACTTGGTGTTTTCCCTCAAGCAGCTATG GATGCTTGGCAGTGTGACATTTGTGGGTCGAAGTCTGGAAGGGGGTTTG AGGCAACTTTTGAAGTACTTCCCAGACTTACTGAAATCAAATTTGGCAGTGGAGTAATTGATGAGCTTCTATATTTGGACATGCCCCGAGAGTGTAGATTTCCTTCTGGAATAATGATGTTGGAGTATGGAAGAGCTGTTCAGGAGAGTGTATATGAGCAGCTTCGGGTTGTTCGTGAGGGTCAGCTTCGTATCATATTCACTCAGGACTTAAAG ATATTGTCTTGGGAATTTTGTGCACGTAGGCATGAAGAACTTTTTCCTCGTCATTTAGTTGCACCTCAG GTAAACCAGTTAGTTCAGGTGGCACAAAAATGTCAGAGCACAATTTCTGAAAGTGGAGCTGAGGGGGTTTCTCAGCAGGACTTGCAAACAAACAGCAATAT GGTCCTAACAGCTGGACGACAGCTTGTTAAAAGTTTGGAATTACAGTCACTGAATGACTTAGGTTTTTCGAAAAGATACGTGAGGTGTTTGCAG ATTGCTGAGGTTGTCAACAGCATGAAAGATCTGATAGATTTTTGTCGAGAAAACAAGTCTGGGGCGATTG AGGGCTTGAAGAACTATCCTCGACATCCCTCTTCGACCAAACTCCAAATGCAAAAACTGCAAGAAATGGAGCAGATGACAAATGTTCGGGGTCTGCCAACTGACAGGAATACCCTCAATAAGCTGATTGCATTGAATCCTGGGATAAACAATAATCCAATGAGAAACAACAACCATCAAATGGCTGCTGGTCGAGGAACTTTAAGTGGTTCGGCACAAGCAGCTTTGGCACTTTCTAACTACCAGAACCTGCTCGTTCggcaaaattcaataaattcaaacCCTAACTCACTTCATCAGGAAGCCTCATCTTccttcaataactctaaccagaGTCCATCTTCGAGTTTCCAAGGGCCTGCTGCCTCGTTACCAGCTCAGCAACATACATTAAGCGTCACAGCAAATAACCTAATCCAACAGAACCACATGCAGTCATCTCAAGGAAATCCAGCTTTACAACAACAAATGATCCAACAACTTCTACAGGAGATGTCTAATAACAACACGGGAGTTCAACAGCAGTCCGTGAATGGGCAGAATGAGAATGGAAGTGCGGGGAGAAACACCTCTGCTCTGGCTACAGCTACCTCTACCATGTCTGGATGTGTTGCAGGGCCTGCAGTGAGTCAAAGCAACAGTTTCAAAGCCACTTCAAATGACAATTCTTTAGCCGCCGGTGGTGACAACAGATTCAACCGAGGACAACCTGATTTGCCTCAGAATCTCCATTCACAGGACGATACAGTTCCGGATATAGCTAATGATTTCATGGATAATGGGTTTTTTAACAATGACCTTGACTATAATATTGGTTATGGCTGGAAGGCATGA
- the LOC107923489 gene encoding probable transcriptional regulator SLK2 isoform X2 codes for MRLPASPMSFSSNNITMSGSSVVDGSSVGHHGSHQDPSVQQMQQSQQLKQGASSAASRPQPQTGQVSVPLGPRVPGPFLQDPGNLSQVQKKPRLDIKQEDILQQQMLQQLLQRQDSMQLQGRNPQLQALMQQQRFRQQQQILQSLPPLQRAHLQQQQQQQQQQQQQQLQLRQQLQQQGMQQITGMKRPFDGGVCARRLMQYLYHQRQRPPDNTIAYWRKFVAEYYSPRAKKKWCLSMYDNVGSHALGVFPQAAMDAWQCDICGSKSGRGFEATFEVLPRLTEIKFGSGVIDELLYLDMPRECRFPSGIMMLEYGRAVQESVYEQLRVVREGQLRIIFTQDLKILSWEFCARRHEELFPRHLVAPQVNQLVQVAQKCQSTISESGAEGVSQQDLQTNSNMVLTAGRQLVKSLELQSLNDLGFSKRYVRCLQIAEVVNSMKDLIDFCRENKSGAIEGLKNYPRHPSSTKLQMQKLQEMEQMTNVRGLPTDRNTLNKLIALNPGINNNPMRNNNHQMAAGRGTLSGSAQAALALSNYQNLLVRQNSINSNPNSLHQEASSSFNNSNQSPSSSFQGPAASLPAQQHTLSVTANNLIQQNHMQSSQGNPALQQQMIQQLLQEMSNNNTGVQQQSVNGQNENGSAGRNTSALATATSTMSGCVAGPAVSQSNSFKATSNDNSLAAGGDNRFNRGQPDLPQNLHSQDDTVPDIANDFMDNGFFNNDLDYNIGYGWKA; via the exons ATGCGCTTGCCAGCTTCGCCCATGTCGTTTTCTTCCAACAATATAACCATGTCAGGTTCATCAGTTGTTGATGGGTCTTCTGTAGGCCATCATGGCTCTCATCAAGACCCAAGTGTCCAACAGATGCAACAGAGTCAGCAGCTGAAACAAGGGGCCTCAAGTGCTGCATCCCGGCCACAGCCACAAACTGGGCAAGTTTCTGTTCCGTTGGGTCCACGAGTCCCAGGGCCCTTCTTGCAAGACCCTGGTAATTTATCCCAGGTGCAGAAGAAGCCTCGGCTGGATATCAAACAAGAAGACATTCTGCAGCAGCAGATGTTGCAACAACTGCTACAAAGACAGGATTCCATGCAGTTGCAAGGTCGAAACCCTCAATTACAAGCTTTGATGCAGCAGCAGAGATTTAGACAACAGCAACAAATTTTGCAGTCGTTGCCACCATTGCAGAGAGCACACTTGCAACAgcaacagcagcagcaacaacaacaacagcagcagcaattgcAGTTGAGGCAGCAATTGCAGCAACAGGGGATGCAGCAAATAACTGGAATGAAACGTCCCTTTGATGGTGGTGTATGTGCTCGCCGCCTAATGCAATACTTATATCACCAACGGCAAAGGCCACCA GACAATACCATTGCATACTGGAGGAAATTTGTTGCAGAATATTATTCTCCACGTGCAAAGAAAAAGTGGTGTTTATCAATGTATGATAATGTCGGGAGTCATGCACTTGGTGTTTTCCCTCAAGCAGCTATG GATGCTTGGCAGTGTGACATTTGTGGGTCGAAGTCTGGAAGGGGGTTTG AGGCAACTTTTGAAGTACTTCCCAGACTTACTGAAATCAAATTTGGCAGTGGAGTAATTGATGAGCTTCTATATTTGGACATGCCCCGAGAGTGTAGATTTCCTTCTGGAATAATGATGTTGGAGTATGGAAGAGCTGTTCAGGAGAGTGTATATGAGCAGCTTCGGGTTGTTCGTGAGGGTCAGCTTCGTATCATATTCACTCAGGACTTAAAG ATATTGTCTTGGGAATTTTGTGCACGTAGGCATGAAGAACTTTTTCCTCGTCATTTAGTTGCACCTCAG GTAAACCAGTTAGTTCAGGTGGCACAAAAATGTCAGAGCACAATTTCTGAAAGTGGAGCTGAGGGGGTTTCTCAGCAGGACTTGCAAACAAACAGCAATAT GGTCCTAACAGCTGGACGACAGCTTGTTAAAAGTTTGGAATTACAGTCACTGAATGACTTAGGTTTTTCGAAAAGATACGTGAGGTGTTTGCAG ATTGCTGAGGTTGTCAACAGCATGAAAGATCTGATAGATTTTTGTCGAGAAAACAAGTCTGGGGCGATTG AGGGCTTGAAGAACTATCCTCGACATCCCTCTTCGACCAAACTCCAAATGCAAAAACTGCAAGAAATGGAGCAGATGACAAATGTTCGGGGTCTGCCAACTGACAGGAATACCCTCAATAAGCTGATTGCATTGAATCCTGGGATAAACAATAATCCAATGAGAAACAACAACCATCAAATGGCTGCTGGTCGAGGAACTTTAAGTGGTTCGGCACAAGCAGCTTTGGCACTTTCTAACTACCAGAACCTGCTCGTTCggcaaaattcaataaattcaaacCCTAACTCACTTCATCAGGAAGCCTCATCTTccttcaataactctaaccagaGTCCATCTTCGAGTTTCCAAGGGCCTGCTGCCTCGTTACCAGCTCAGCAACATACATTAAGCGTCACAGCAAATAACCTAATCCAACAGAACCACATGCAGTCATCTCAAGGAAATCCAGCTTTACAACAACAAATGATCCAACAACTTCTACAGGAGATGTCTAATAACAACACGGGAGTTCAACAGCAGTCCGTGAATGGGCAGAATGAGAATGGAAGTGCGGGGAGAAACACCTCTGCTCTGGCTACAGCTACCTCTACCATGTCTGGATGTGTTGCAGGGCCTGCAGTGAGTCAAAGCAACAGTTTCAAAGCCACTTCAAATGACAATTCTTTAGCCGCCGGTGGTGACAACAGATTCAACCGAGGACAACCTGATTTGCCTCAGAATCTCCATTCACAGGACGATACAGTTCCGGATATAGCTAATGATTTCATGGATAATGGGTTTTTTAACAATGACCTTGACTATAATATTGGTTATGGCTGGAAGGCATGA
- the LOC107922778 gene encoding DNA-directed RNA polymerases II, IV and V subunit 6A produces MADDDYNDMDMGYEDEPPEPEIEEGAEEDLENNNNDDVPLEPIETEDKVDQDAKDKTTRKTSKYMTKYERARILGTRALQISMNAPVMVELEGETDPLEIAMKELRERKIPFTIRRYLPDGSYEDWGVDELIVEDSWKRQVGGD; encoded by the exons ATGGCGGACGACGACTATAATGATATGGACATGGG ATATGAGGATGAGCCACCAGAGCCTGAGATTGAa GAAGGAGCTGAGGAGGATTTGGAAAACAATAACAACGATGATGTTCCTCTAGAACCTATCGAAACCGAAGACAAAGTAGACCAAGATGCTAAAGACAAAACTACTCGTAAAACATCAAAGTATATGACCAAATACGAGCGTGCTAGAATCTTGGGTACCCGAGCCTTGCAAATCAG TATGAATGCACCTGTTATGGTTGAGTTGGAGGGTGAGACCGACCCACTTGAG ATTGCCATGAAGGAGCTTCGAGAGCGGAAAATACCCTTTACCATAAGACGCTACTTGCCCGATGGAAG TTATGAAGATTGGGGAGTCGATGAGTTGATTGTGGAAGACTCGTGGAAGAGACAAGTCGGAGGCGATTGA
- the LOC121209578 gene encoding CEN-like protein 1 translates to MSRVPEPLTVGRVIGEVVDNFTQSVQMTVTYNPNKQVANGHELMPAVISARPRVEIGGNDMRDAYTLIMTDPDAPSPSGPFLREHLHWMVTDVPGTTDVSFGRELVSYEAPNPAVGIHRYVFILFKQRGRRTVKSPSSRDYFNTRRFSAENGLGLPVAAVYFNAQRETAARRR, encoded by the exons ATGTCAAGAGTCCCTGAGCCACTTACCGTTGGGAGAGTTATAGGAGAAGTGGTGGACAATTTCACCCAAAGTGTTCAAATGACGGTAACGTACAACCCCAACAAACAAGTCGCCAATGGCCATGAGCTCATGCCTGCTGTCATCTCTGCTAGGCCTCGTGTTGAAATCGGCGGCAACGACATGAGAGACGCTTACACTTTA ATCATGACAGACCCCGACGCTCCAAGCCCTAGTGGCCCCTTCTTGAGAGAACATTTGCACTG GATGGTTACCGACGTTCCTGGTACTACCGATGTTTCGTTTG GGAGGGAACTTGTTAGCTACGAGGCTCCAAATCCGGCGGTCGGCATCCACAGATACGTGTTCATACTTTTCAAACAGAGAGGAAGAAGAACGGTGAAGTCACCGTCTTCGAGGGATTACTTCAACACCAGGAGGTTCTCGGCGGAGAACGGTTTGGGTCTTCCGGTAGCGGCGGTTTACTTCAATGCCCAGAGAGAAACTGCTGCAAGAAGAAGATAA